A window of the Juglans microcarpa x Juglans regia isolate MS1-56 chromosome 5D, Jm3101_v1.0, whole genome shotgun sequence genome harbors these coding sequences:
- the LOC121264722 gene encoding translocase of chloroplast 34-like — MASLIREWVGINTFASATQTKLLELLGKLKQENVNTLTILVMGKGGVGKSSTVNSIIGERAVSVNPFQSEAPTPFMVSRSRAGFTLNIIDTPGLIEGGYINDRALEIIKRFLLNKTIDVLLYVDRLDAYRVDNLDRQVVKAITDSFGKGIWNRAVVVLTHAQLSPPDGLPYEDFCFKRSGALLKVVRLGAGLKRRNKQDFALPVVLVENSGRCNKNENDEKVLPNGTAWIPDLVKTITEVVSNGSKSIFVDKKLIEGPNPNERGKLLIPLIFALQYFFVVKPIERAIGDDIERESRPSWDN; from the exons ATGGCGTCCCTAATACGTGAATGGGTAGGGATCAACACGTTCGCCTCTGCCACACAGACCAAATTGCTGGAATTGCTGGGAAAACTTAAGCAGGAG AATGTGAACACATTGACAATACTTGTAATGGGAAAAGGTGGTGTTGGGAAGTCATCAACTGTTAACTCGATCATAGGGGAAAGAGCAGTGTCTGTTAATCCATTTCAG tctGAAGCACCTACGCCATTTATGGTATCCCGATCAAGAGCTGGGTTTACTTTGAACATCATTGACACTCCGGGGCTCATAGAAGGAGGATACATCAATGACCGGGCACTCGAGATTATTAAACG TTTCCTTCTGAACAAGACCATCGATGTTCTCCTCTATGTGGACCGTTTGGATGCATATAGGGTTGATAATTTGGATAGGCAGGTTGTTAAAGCCATAACAGATAGTTTTGGTAAAGGAATATGGAATAGGGCTGTGGTTGTTCTCACACACGCTCAGCTCTCACCACCAGATGGATTACCTTACGAGGATTTTTGCTTCAAAAGGTCTGGGGCTCTTCTAAAAGTTGTTCGGCTCGGTGCAGGGTTAAAAAGGCGAAATAAGCAG GATTTTGCTCTCCCAGTTGTTTTAGTTGAGAACAGTGGAAGATGtaacaagaatgaaaatgatgaaaag GTTCTCCCAAATGGAACTGCGTGGATTCCTGATTTAGTCAAAACTATCACAGAAGTTGTGTCAAATGGAAGCAAGTCAATTTTTGTCGACAAGAAGCTGATTGAAGGGCCAAATCCCAATGAGAGAGGGAAGTTACTTATTCCACTTATATTTGCATTACAA TATTTCTTTGTGGTCAAACCAATAGAGCGCGCAATCGGGGATGATATTGAAAGGGAGAGTAGACCATCATGGGATAATTAG
- the LOC121264724 gene encoding ras-related protein RABC2a-like, translating to MGSSSGQSSSSYDLSFKILVIGDSGVGKSSLLVSFISNTVENLSPTIGVDFKIKLLTVGGKKLKLTIWDTAGQERFRTLTSSYYRGAQGIILVYDVTRRDTFTNLSDVWAKEVELYSTNQDCVKMLVGNKVDIDSERVVSREEGIALAKELGCLFLECSARTRENVEQCFEELALKIMEVPSLLEEGSAAAKKRDILKPKPENQAGPPNQAPSNTICCL from the exons ATGGGTTCGTCTTCGGGTCAGAGCAGCAGCAGCTACGATCTCTCATTCAAGATCTTAGTGATCGGAGATTCCGGCGTCGGAAAAAGCAGTCTTCTTGTCAGCTTTATCTCCAACACTGTCGAAAATCTTTCACCCACCATTG GCGTGGATTTTAAAATCAAGCTGCTCACCGTTGGTGGGAAGAAATTGAAGCTCACAATTTGGGACACTG CTGGACAGGAGAGGTTCAGAACATTAACAAGCTCTTATTATAGAGGTGCCCAAGGGATCATTCTTG tttatgatgTTACACGTAGAGACACCTTTACAAACTTGTCAGATGTATGGGCTAAAGAAGTGGAACTCTATTCGACTAATCAAGACTGTGTCAAGATGCTTGTTGGGAATAAAGTTGATATA GACTCTGAAAGGGTTGTAAGTAGAGAGGAGGGAATTGCACTAGCAAAAGAGCTCGGATGTTTGTTCCTTGAATGTAGTGCTAGAACAAGAGAAAATGTGGAGCAATGCTTTGAAGAACTTGCGTTAAAG ATAATGGAGGTTCCTAGTCTTTTAGAAGAAGGGTCGGCTGCAGCAAAAAAGAGAGACATTTTGAAGCCTAAACCGGAAAACCAAGCAGGACCTCCAAACCAAGCACCTTCAAACACTATTTGTTGCTTATAA
- the LOC121264719 gene encoding phosphatidylinositol 4-phosphate 5-kinase 9 isoform X1, with amino-acid sequence MSGPVAIVDNVEGAISHAERTKSLDAISDKDHTSLSTNGEVIHTSETAGFRVRELLLTNRESYSGSLLGSIPEGRGKYFWSDGCIYEGGWRRGVKHGKGELKWPSGAVYEGEFSGGYMHGTGTYIGSDNLTYKGRWRLNVKHGLGYQVYPSGDIFEGAWIQGAAEGPGKYTWANGNVYLGNMKGGKMSGKGTLTWMNGDSFEGSWLNGMMHGFGVYTWSDGGCYVGTWTCGLKDGKGSFYPKGSRLPALQELYINALRKRGLLPDLRKQNLAHIHHVASVEMENAKVGGSQRSRHSSSDKLSKRSLLNLDQTSNRNVSLQRRWSLEVSIEKVIGHVSSLGLTESVQEGGEKAVEMNIPVLEREYMQGVLISELVLSSSFSASSKRAKRLQKKLAKEVKRPGEAIIKGHRSYDLMLSLQLGIRYTVGKITPIQRREVRASDFGPRASFWMNFPKEGSQLTPPHQSEDFKWKDYCPMVFRNLRELFKIDAADYMMSICGNDALRELSSPGKSGSVFFLSQDDRFMIKTLRKSEVKVLLRMLPNYHHHVRLYENTLITKFFGLHRIKPSSGQKFRFVVMGNMFCTELRIHRRFDLKGSSLGRSADKVEIDENTTLKDLDLTYCFYLEPSWREALLKQIEIDSKFLEAQHIMDYSLLLGVHYRAPQHLRSLMFKQNITAADGLAMLAEEDPLENEISNYPQGLVLVPRGTGDGSVVVGPHIRGSRLRASSAGDEEVDLLLPGTARLQIQLGVNMPARAEQIPGKEETQMFHEVYDVVLYLGIIDILQDYNMSKKIEHAYKSLQFDSLSISAVDPTFYSQRFLEFIKKVFPPNSATS; translated from the exons ATGTCTGGCCCTGTGGCCATCGTTGATAACGTGGAAGGAGCAATTTCTCATGCAGAGAGAACAAAATCTCTTGATGCCATTTCCGACAAAGACCACACATCCCTATCAACTAATGGTGAAGTTATTCATACTTCTGAAACTGCTGGCTTTAGAGTCAGGGAGCTCTTACTTACCAACAGGGAATCATATTCCGGCTCATTGCTTGGCAGCATCCCTGAGGGTAGAGGGAAGTATTTCTGGTCAGATGGTTGCATATATGAAGGTGGGTGGAGACGGGGGGTGAAGCATGGGAAGGGAGAACTAAAATGGCCTTCTGGAGCAGTCTATGAGGGTGAGTTTTCAGGTGGCTATATGCACGGTACAGGGACATATATTGGATCTGATAATTTGACCTATAAGGGACGATGGCGGTTGAATGTGAAACATGGATTGGGATATCAAGTTTATCCTAGTGGAGACATCTTTGAAGGCGCTTGGATTCAGGGTGCAGCAGAAGGGCCTGGTAAGTACACCTGGGCTAATGGAAATGTTTATCTAGGAAACATGAAAGGAGGCAAAATGTCTGGCAAAGGAACTCTTACTTGGATGAACGGGGACTCATTTGAAGGAAGCTGGTTAAATGGAATGATGCATGGATTTGGAGTGTATACATGGAGTGATGGAGGCTGCTATGTTGGAACTTGGACATGTGGCTTAAAGGATGGAAAAGGATCATTTTATCCCAAAGGTAGCCGACTGCCTGCTTTACAAGAACTTTACATCAATGCCTTGAGGAAAAGAGGTCTGTTGCCAGATCTGAGAAAGCAGAACCTTGCACATATCCATCATGTGGCTTCTGTGGAAATGGAAAATGCCAAGGTCGGTGGGAGCCAGAGATCTCGTCATAGTTCATCCGATAAGCTCTCCAAGAGAAGTCTGTTGAATTTGGACCAGACTAGCAACAGGAATGTTTCCCTGCAAAGGCGCTGGAGTCTTGAGGTATCAATTGAAAAAGTGATTGGACATGTTTCGTCACTAGGGTTAACTGAGTCTGTCCAAGAAGGCGGTGAAAAAGCAGTGGAGATGAACATTCCAGTCCTGGAAAGAGAATACATGCAAGGGGTATTAATCAGTGAGCTTGTATTAAGTAGTAGTTTTTCGGCATCATCTAAAAGAGCAAAACGCCTACAAAAGAAACTTGCAAAAGAGGTTAAGAGGCCTGGTGAAGCAATCATTAAAGGTCACAGGAGTTACGACCTAATGCTCAGTTTACAGCTTGGAATCAG ATACACTGTGGGGAAAATTACACCAATACAGAGGCGAGAAGTTCGGGCATCCGATTTTGGTCCCCGGGCCAGCTTTTGGATGAACTTTCCCAAAGAAGGATCCCAACTGACACCACCCCATCAATCAGAGGATTTTAAGTGGAAAGATTATTGCCCAATGGTTTTCAG GAATTTACGGGAGTTGTTCAAGATTGATGCTGCAGATTACATGATGTCCATTTGTGGGAATGATGCTCTCAGGGAACTTTCTTCTCCTGGGAAAAGCGGTAGTGTTTTCTTCCTATCCCAAGATGATCGTTTCATGATTAAGACGCTACGAAAATCTGAAGTAAAG GTTCTTCTAAGAATGCTTCCAAACTATCATCATCATGTGAGGTTGTATGAGAACACTCTCATTACCAAATTTTTTGGCCTTCATAGAATCAAACCTTCAAGTGGTCAAAAG TTTCGCTTTGTGGTAATGGGAAATATGTTCTGCACAGAGTTAAGGATCCATCgaagatttgatttgaaaggTTCTTCACTAGGACGCTCAGCAGACAAGGTTGAAATTGATGAGAACACTACACTTAAAGATTTGGATCTAACCTATTGCTTTTATTTGGAACCCTCTTGGCGGGAGGCTTTATTGAA GCAGATTGAGATAGACAGTAAGTTCTTAGAAGCACAGCACATTATGGATTACAGCCTTTTGTTAGGTGTGCATTATCGAGCCCCCCAACACCTGCGCTCTCTCATGTTCAAGCAAAATATAACAGCAGCAGATGGATTGGCAATGCTTGCAGAAGAAG ACCCCCTAGAGAATGAGATCTCCAACTACCCACAAGGCCTTGTTTTGGTTCCTCGTGGAACCGGTGATGGCAGTGTTGTTGTGGGCCCTCACATCAGGGGTAGCCGACTACGAGCATCCTCTGCTGGTGATGAGGAAGTTGATCTCCTGCTACCTGGTACAGCAAG GCTACAAATCCAGCTTGGTGTGAACATGCCGGCAAGGGCTGAGCAGATTCCGGGAAAAGAGGAAACCCAAATGTTTCATGAGGTATACGATGTTGTTCTATACCTGGGAATAATCGATATTCTGCAAGATTACAACATGAGTAAGAAGATTGAACACGCATACAAATCTCTTCAGTTTGATTCCTTGTCCATCTCGGCCGTGGACCCTACGTTCTACTCTCAGCGATTCCTAGAATTCATTAAAAAAGTGTTCCCTCCAAATTCTGCAACAAGTTAA
- the LOC121264719 gene encoding phosphatidylinositol 4-phosphate 5-kinase 9 isoform X2 has product MSGPVAIVDNVEGAISHAERTKSLDAISDKDHTSLSTNGEVIHTSETAGFRVRELLLTNRESYSGSLLGSIPEGRGKYFWSDGCIYEGGWRRGVKHGKGELKWPSGAVYEGEFSGGYMHGTGTYIGSDNLTYKGRWRLNVKHGLGYQVYPSGDIFEGAWIQGAAEGPGKYTWANGNVYLGNMKGGKMSGKGTLTWMNGDSFEGSWLNGMMHGFGVYTWSDGGCYVGTWTCGLKDGKGSFYPKGSRLPALQELYINALRKRGLLPDLRKQNLAHIHHVASVEMENAKVGGSQRSRHSSSDKLSKRSLLNLDQTSNRNVSLQRRWSLEVSIEKVIGHVSSLGLTESVQEGGEKAVEMNIPVLEREYMQGVLISELVLSSSFSASSKRAKRLQKKLAKEVKRPGEAIIKGHRSYDLMLSLQLGIRYTVGKITPIQRREVRASDFGPRASFWMNFPKEGSQLTPPHQSEDFKWKDYCPMVFRNLRELFKIDAADYMMSICGNDALRELSSPGKSGSVFFLSQDDRFMIKTLRKSEVKFRFVVMGNMFCTELRIHRRFDLKGSSLGRSADKVEIDENTTLKDLDLTYCFYLEPSWREALLKQIEIDSKFLEAQHIMDYSLLLGVHYRAPQHLRSLMFKQNITAADGLAMLAEEDPLENEISNYPQGLVLVPRGTGDGSVVVGPHIRGSRLRASSAGDEEVDLLLPGTARLQIQLGVNMPARAEQIPGKEETQMFHEVYDVVLYLGIIDILQDYNMSKKIEHAYKSLQFDSLSISAVDPTFYSQRFLEFIKKVFPPNSATS; this is encoded by the exons ATGTCTGGCCCTGTGGCCATCGTTGATAACGTGGAAGGAGCAATTTCTCATGCAGAGAGAACAAAATCTCTTGATGCCATTTCCGACAAAGACCACACATCCCTATCAACTAATGGTGAAGTTATTCATACTTCTGAAACTGCTGGCTTTAGAGTCAGGGAGCTCTTACTTACCAACAGGGAATCATATTCCGGCTCATTGCTTGGCAGCATCCCTGAGGGTAGAGGGAAGTATTTCTGGTCAGATGGTTGCATATATGAAGGTGGGTGGAGACGGGGGGTGAAGCATGGGAAGGGAGAACTAAAATGGCCTTCTGGAGCAGTCTATGAGGGTGAGTTTTCAGGTGGCTATATGCACGGTACAGGGACATATATTGGATCTGATAATTTGACCTATAAGGGACGATGGCGGTTGAATGTGAAACATGGATTGGGATATCAAGTTTATCCTAGTGGAGACATCTTTGAAGGCGCTTGGATTCAGGGTGCAGCAGAAGGGCCTGGTAAGTACACCTGGGCTAATGGAAATGTTTATCTAGGAAACATGAAAGGAGGCAAAATGTCTGGCAAAGGAACTCTTACTTGGATGAACGGGGACTCATTTGAAGGAAGCTGGTTAAATGGAATGATGCATGGATTTGGAGTGTATACATGGAGTGATGGAGGCTGCTATGTTGGAACTTGGACATGTGGCTTAAAGGATGGAAAAGGATCATTTTATCCCAAAGGTAGCCGACTGCCTGCTTTACAAGAACTTTACATCAATGCCTTGAGGAAAAGAGGTCTGTTGCCAGATCTGAGAAAGCAGAACCTTGCACATATCCATCATGTGGCTTCTGTGGAAATGGAAAATGCCAAGGTCGGTGGGAGCCAGAGATCTCGTCATAGTTCATCCGATAAGCTCTCCAAGAGAAGTCTGTTGAATTTGGACCAGACTAGCAACAGGAATGTTTCCCTGCAAAGGCGCTGGAGTCTTGAGGTATCAATTGAAAAAGTGATTGGACATGTTTCGTCACTAGGGTTAACTGAGTCTGTCCAAGAAGGCGGTGAAAAAGCAGTGGAGATGAACATTCCAGTCCTGGAAAGAGAATACATGCAAGGGGTATTAATCAGTGAGCTTGTATTAAGTAGTAGTTTTTCGGCATCATCTAAAAGAGCAAAACGCCTACAAAAGAAACTTGCAAAAGAGGTTAAGAGGCCTGGTGAAGCAATCATTAAAGGTCACAGGAGTTACGACCTAATGCTCAGTTTACAGCTTGGAATCAG ATACACTGTGGGGAAAATTACACCAATACAGAGGCGAGAAGTTCGGGCATCCGATTTTGGTCCCCGGGCCAGCTTTTGGATGAACTTTCCCAAAGAAGGATCCCAACTGACACCACCCCATCAATCAGAGGATTTTAAGTGGAAAGATTATTGCCCAATGGTTTTCAG GAATTTACGGGAGTTGTTCAAGATTGATGCTGCAGATTACATGATGTCCATTTGTGGGAATGATGCTCTCAGGGAACTTTCTTCTCCTGGGAAAAGCGGTAGTGTTTTCTTCCTATCCCAAGATGATCGTTTCATGATTAAGACGCTACGAAAATCTGAAGTAAAG TTTCGCTTTGTGGTAATGGGAAATATGTTCTGCACAGAGTTAAGGATCCATCgaagatttgatttgaaaggTTCTTCACTAGGACGCTCAGCAGACAAGGTTGAAATTGATGAGAACACTACACTTAAAGATTTGGATCTAACCTATTGCTTTTATTTGGAACCCTCTTGGCGGGAGGCTTTATTGAA GCAGATTGAGATAGACAGTAAGTTCTTAGAAGCACAGCACATTATGGATTACAGCCTTTTGTTAGGTGTGCATTATCGAGCCCCCCAACACCTGCGCTCTCTCATGTTCAAGCAAAATATAACAGCAGCAGATGGATTGGCAATGCTTGCAGAAGAAG ACCCCCTAGAGAATGAGATCTCCAACTACCCACAAGGCCTTGTTTTGGTTCCTCGTGGAACCGGTGATGGCAGTGTTGTTGTGGGCCCTCACATCAGGGGTAGCCGACTACGAGCATCCTCTGCTGGTGATGAGGAAGTTGATCTCCTGCTACCTGGTACAGCAAG GCTACAAATCCAGCTTGGTGTGAACATGCCGGCAAGGGCTGAGCAGATTCCGGGAAAAGAGGAAACCCAAATGTTTCATGAGGTATACGATGTTGTTCTATACCTGGGAATAATCGATATTCTGCAAGATTACAACATGAGTAAGAAGATTGAACACGCATACAAATCTCTTCAGTTTGATTCCTTGTCCATCTCGGCCGTGGACCCTACGTTCTACTCTCAGCGATTCCTAGAATTCATTAAAAAAGTGTTCCCTCCAAATTCTGCAACAAGTTAA